A genomic stretch from Argonema galeatum A003/A1 includes:
- a CDS encoding NfeD family protein, producing MGISPTVFWLVVGAVLCSVELVLPTAFTAFTMGLSALMVGLLSTVVRSPQWQVFLWLLLSTALIFLSRRLLPKRKVFSIQDATEAQTITEILPGETGRVLYEGNSWRARCEDEKLALAQNQKVYVVGRQGITLIVMPENLSD from the coding sequence TTGGGAATTAGCCCCACCGTGTTCTGGTTGGTGGTAGGGGCGGTGCTTTGCTCGGTGGAGCTAGTTTTACCGACGGCTTTTACGGCATTCACGATGGGACTGAGCGCTCTGATGGTAGGTTTGCTTTCTACTGTAGTGCGAAGTCCTCAATGGCAGGTGTTTCTTTGGCTCTTACTTTCCACAGCTTTGATTTTCTTATCCCGTCGCTTGCTGCCCAAGCGTAAGGTATTCTCTATTCAGGATGCCACCGAGGCGCAGACGATTACCGAGATTCTGCCGGGAGAGACGGGACGGGTACTGTACGAAGGGAATTCTTGGCGGGCGCGTTGTGAGGATGAAAAACTCGCTTTAGCCCAGAACCAGAAAGTTTACGTGGTGGGACGACAAGGTATCACGCTGATTGTGATGCCAGAAAACCTTTCAGATTAG